TCCTTAACCATTTTTTGCACCAAAGGCATTCTTGTCATTCCGCCGACCATAATCACTTCTTCAATATCTTTAGTCTCCACTCCGGCGTCTTTTAGCGCCGCCCGGCAAGGGCCCAAAGTTTTTTCCACCAAATCCCCGACCAGTTCTTCCAGTTTGGACCGGCTAATTTTTAAAAGCAAATGCTTGGGTCCGGCCGCGTCCGACGTTATAAACGGCTGGTTGATTTCGGTTTCATTAGTCGAAGACAATTCAATCTTAGCTTTTTCCGCCGATTCTTTAATTCTTTGCAAAGCCAAAGGATCTTTTCCAAGGTCAATGCCCTGGTCTTTTCTGAATTCATCAATAATCCAGGAGGCGATTCTTTGGTCAAAATCTTCTCCGCCTAAATGGGTATCGCCGTTAGTTGATTTTACTTCAACCGTATCAGCGGAAATATCCAGCACGGAAATATCAAAAGTTCCGCCGCCCAAATCGTACACCGCGACTTGCTGGCCTTTCTTTTTATCAAAGCCGTAAGCTAAAGCGGCGGCCGTCGGTTCATTAATAATGCGTTTCACATCTAAGCCGGCAATTTTACCGGCATCTTTAGTCGCCTGCCTTTGCGAGTCGTCAAAATAAGCCGGAACCGTAATTACCGCTTCGGTAATTATTTCCCCGAGTTTCGCCTCGGCGTCGGCTTTCATCTTAGCTAAAATCATAGCCGAAACTTCCTGCGGCGTATATTCTTTATCGCCCATTACCACCTTAACTCCGCCGTTTCCTTTGACAATTTTATAAGGCGCGGTTTTTAAGTCGCGCTGGACTTCGTCGTCCTCGAATTTTCGGCCGATCAAGCGCTTAACCGCGTAAATCGTATTTTGCGGATTAATAACAGCTTGCCGTTTCGCGGCCTGGCCGACAATCCGTTCGCCGTTTTTGGATACGGCAACGACCGAAGGCGTGGTCCGCGACCCTTCGGCGTTCTCTAAAATTTTCGGCACGCCGCCCTCAATAATGGCCATCGCCGAATTTGTAGTTCCTAAATCTATTCCTAAAATTTTCGACATACAATATATTTAATTTTTCTTAATATTCACCCTCACCTTATTCGTCTTCGCTTCCGGCGCTTTGGGGATGGAAATTTTTAATACCCCATCCTCGGCCGCGGCCGACGCTTTATCGCCCTCCACTCTCATAGGAAGAGGAACACTGCGGTAGAAGCTCCCCCGCTGGATTTCCTTGCGGTAATAGTTTTTGTCTTCCACCTCGCTTCTTTTTTCGCTTTCGCCTTTGATTGTTAAAATGTCATTTTCAATCGAAATATCCACCTTTTCCGGATCCATGCCGGCCAAAGGCGCCTCGACGATTATATTGTCTTTGTCCTCATACATGTCGATGGCCGGGATAAATCCCGACTTGGCCATCCGGCTTCTTACCGCCGGAATAAAATCGGAGAACATCCCCTCGATATCTTCGAATGGCTCCCTCCATCTTATTAATCCGTTCATATTTTTTTGCCTGATTAGCCAATGGTCCGGCAGACCCGGCCAGAGCGCTAATCCCGGTGCTAATTATTTGTAAACTATTTTTTAAACTCAAATACCTTTACTCTGGCCGGAACGATTACTTTTCCTTTCAGCCTATAGCCCGGCTTTAATTCTTCGGCTACTATTCCATCCATCTTTTTATCATTCGTCGCAGTGTGCCCCATAGCTTCCATAGCATGCGGATCATACGGTTTGCCGGCTGTTTCAATTTCTTTTACGCCTTCTTCTTCCAAAATATTTTTAAATTGCCGGAGCACCATCTTCAAGCCTTCTTCAATCTGCCCGCCGTTTCCCGCCCCGTCTTTACCGCTATTTTTTTCATCACTGCCATCCTTAGCGCCGTTACTATGCATTAACGCCAGTTTCAAATTGTCGTAAACCGGCAAAATCGCCTGGATCAAATTTTCGCTCGCGTACTTAGCGCACTCGGATTTTTCCTCGGCTGTCCGTTTTAATAAATTCTGGTAATCGGCTAAAGCCCGTTTATATTTATGTTCAAAATCATGCTTTTCCCGCCTTTTGGTAAATTTTTCCACCAATAGTTTTGTATAGGGATTCATTTCCAATGTTTTCAAAGCCTCTTCCGGCTTAATCCAGATATTCTCATCCATTTCTTCATTCATCTCCGCTAATTCTCCTCCGGCCAAATGGGCGAAATAATCTAAAAAGACAAAATGGGCTTTTCGGTGGTATAGCGGAGGATTTATTCCTTCGCCCACGTAAGCGAATTCGATTTTATCGATTTCGTAGCCGGTTTCTTCCATTATCTCCCTTTTTAAAGCCTCTTCGGCAGTCTCGCCTAATTCAATGTGTCCGCCCGGAATCTGCCAGGCGTCTCCCCATTTCTTGCTTTTGGTTAAAAAAACTTCTCCCTGATCATTATATATTAACGCGGCCGCTACCGCTTCCGGACAATTGTATTGTTCCGCCATATATAGTTTTTTATTTTAAATCTAAACCTTTATTTTTATCGCTTACTGGCCTGCGGGCGCCCTCCCGCCAATTTCTCATTAATTAATTTCATCAGCGACAAACTTTTTTCATAATCCATCCGCAGAGGCCCGAGCATAGCGATTAACCCCAGGTCGCCGTTGTACTTATACTTGAAAATTATGCTTGAGCAATAATTGCTGAACGGATTTTCCGTCCCGATAAGTATCAAGGGCTCGCCCTCGACTTTGTCAAAAATTCTGCCTATTACTTCTTCCAGCTGGTCGATGATAAATGAGATGTTGTAAATCAGATTACTTTCGATAAATTCAGGCTGGGTTAAGAGATTGGAAATTCCGGTGTAATATAAGTTACGACGATTTATGGCCCAAATTATGGCATTGCCGGAGATGCGGGCGAGCTCTTTGGCCGTCTGCTTAAAAGCTTCTTCCGTGCCCTTTTTTAAATGCCCGGTAACAATTTTAACATCTTCCGCGTTTAACTTTTTTTCTTTTAATTCGCTTATGTAAAATTTATAGGCTTTTTCGGTCGGCACCCGGCCGGCGGAAGTATGCGGCTGGATGATATAGCCCTCATTTTCCAAAGCCGACATCTCGTTTCTAACCGTGGCCGGCGAAATATCCAGTTTATATTTCTCGACCAAAACGCCGGAACCGACCGGCGCGCCGGTTTTTAGGTACTCTTTTATGACAGTATTTAGGATGTATCTTTTTCTGTCCTCCATATCCGTTTATGGGCGTCCGCGATAGCCCTGAAACCGGCTATTTTAACGCGTTGCCAAAGCTAAAAATATTATATACCCCCGTTAGCACTCTTGTCAAGAGAGTGCTAATCCTTTGTTTTTAGGCAAGAAAAAAGGGACGGGCTGTGGAAAAACAAGCTCTCGTCCCTCGGGTTTTCGGGGGGGGTATGTGCCGTTAGGCGGCGAGCGGTTCGGCGAAAAAAAGCCCGTGTACAGCCGGGCATGCTGGAACATACGGCGGCGGGGGCGGCAAAGTCGGAACATACGGCTCGCCGGTGAGTTCAAAGTATTCATAAGCCAGCTCGTGAAGCAGGTCGCAAATTGTCGAGTAGTCTTCAAAGCAGACTGCCCCGCACCAGATGCGATGCTCGGCTTCGAGCATACTTATAACTCCAAAAATTACTTCGGCCTTATCGGCCTTTTCCTTTTCGAACTCAACAAACTCCGCCATGTAATCATAATGTTGCATGCTTCTAATTCTCCCTTCCTTCGATTAAAGAACACCTTTATCGCTCCCAAATATTTCCCGGGAGCACCATTTATCGTTTCGCCAAAATTCTAGCGTTTACTTTGGTTTTTATTTCTTAAACAAACAAATAAGACCGCGGGGGTCTTATTTGCTAATACGCAAATTGGTGTTATTTTATTGACTGCTATTTAATCATACTTCAATTTATTTGTCAACATCTAATCAAATTTATCATTCAATATTAGCTTTTTTTAAAAAATCTTTCCCCTTATTAGGAAACTTGCTTTTCTTGGGATATTTATCTTTTTTGATTTTTTTACGGTTTTGCCTAAGGAACAATTCCCCGCGGCCCTCCCATTCTTCCATCTTATTTTTTTCCACTATAACATCCCGCCATCTCTTTATCGGCTTCCCGCTCCTTATTTCGTCAAGAGCTATCGCCCTGCCGGCGCAATTCAGCCATTCGGTAAGCGGTTCATGGCCCAATTGATGGATTATATCCTGCCAAGAACTGCCTCTTCTCTCAAGCATATCGACAGCCTTTAGAGCTTTAGTTATATATGACTGGTATTCTTTTACAAATATCTTTTCAAAAATCTCTTCTATCTTATTACTCTCCAGCCCCAGCTTTGTAAAAACTTTTTTATAGGCTTCCGCGCTTTCCTTTTCCCAATCTCTATAGTAGTTATACAATCCCCCCTGCTCCTCTTTTTTGGATAAAATAGAAGCAATATTTTTCAAAGATTCTTTTCCCGTTTTAATATAAGCCAGAATTTCATTTTTAGCGTCTTCCAAAAACTTATTTCTGTTTTTTTTCAGCTGCGATTCAAGAATTTCCTCTTCTTCGGAAATAATTTCTTTCTTGCCAAATCCATCTCGGGTTCCTGTGCCTTCTAATAACCTGTGAATGGCATGCTGTTCTTCGTGGGCATAAATTTCTTCGCTAATATAGTCAGCCACTCCCGGAGGCAAATGATGGGAATTTTCGGCAATGATGCAATTTTTTAATCTTGCAATCCTGCATCGGGAAATAAAAACGCCGCCGCTTCTGTCGGCTTTTTGCCGCATTTCTTTGGTTACTTCCTTCCTTTGGACCAAGTCCTGGTTATAAATTAATGAGTAGTCGTCAAGTTCAAAGCAACGAAAATACAAAGTTATTGGCCCCTGGCGAACCTTTATTTCTCCTTTAGGTTCGCGGCCAAAGCATGAATTAAATAATTCATCGTCATCTTGGTAAATCCTTCGGTAAGTCTTTACTGTTTCGTGTTTAATCATGTAATCCGTAAGGCCTTTCTCAAAGAGCGATATTTGATGGGGAGTAAGCCTGGCCTTCGCCGCTCTGCCGTATAGCATGCTCTCCATTTCCTCGTAAGCCAGATCGGGATCACTCCATGTTGCTTCCTTTAAATCTTTAAGCAGATTCTTAATTCCTCTTTTTTGCTCATCTTGTTTCTTCTGGTATTCGGCCATTCTCGTTTTTTGAATAGAGCTCCTTTCCTCGTTCGGCAAGCCGGTTTTAAAATGCCTTATTTTCCTCATTTCCAAGTAAGGATCAAAAGGCTCGTAATCAAGCGTACGCCATTGACTAGGGAGCTCCAGCGTATTTAAAATCCGCTCTTTTCTCTTTGCAAGAATCTCCATCTCAATCAACTCTTCCCGATTTTTGCCTTTTGGATCAAATTTGTCTAGCTTCTCGACATCTTCTTGCTTGAGTAATACTGCCCCGTCGGAAATAATATCGCTATAAGATTCAACCAGCCTATAGTAAGAGTTTTCCGGTACGGTATTCATTATCCCCAAAATAATATGAGAAATTATTATTTTTTCTTTGGGCGAAAGTTCCTTTTTCCGGAGATTATCCAATTTCTCAAGAACACTGCCCCAGGCTTCCAGGTATAATCTTCCAAGCTCTTTTGAAGTCTCGTCATATTCATCCTCGGCTTCGTCATCATAATTAAATTCTCCGTTAGTACCGCTTTTTTGCGCCAAAAAAATCAACTCTTTCAGTTCGCTGATCAGAATCTCGTTGCCGGGCCCCTCATTTTTTTCCGGTTCTGTATTGGAAATTAAATTTTCGCGGCCGATGGACGGCTCACTCTCAATCGGCATATTGCAAAATTAGAGCAAATATCCTTGCCCCTTTTTTATTTTTTTTCTTGGATAAGATCTCTAACCGATATTAATATTTATATATGATAATTCGGGGCTTCTTTGGTTATGTGGACGTCGTGGGGGTGGCTTTCTTTTAAGCCGGCCGCGGTGATTTTTACGGCCTTGGCTTTCTTTTGGAGTTCGGCGATGGTTTTCGCGCCGTTATAGCCTAACCCCGAGCGGATTCCGCCGACCAGCTGATAAATTATTTTTTCTACCGGCCCGCGGTAAGGCATCCGGCCTTCGATTCCTTCGGGAACGAATTTTCCGGTATCCATAACATCGGCCTGGCCGTAGCGGTCTTTTGAACCTTTAGTCATGGCCGCGAGCGACCCCATGCCCCGGTAAACTTTATACATCCGGCCGTTAAAGAATTCAGTCGCGCCCGGCGCTTCTTCGGCGCCGGCCAGCATCCCGCCAACCATAACCGCGTCAGCTCCAACCGCCAAAGCTTTAACAATGTCCCCCGAATATTTTATTCCGCCGTCGGCGATTATCGGTATTTCTTTTTTTCCGCCCCGGCCGGCGGCTGCTTCTATAATAGCCGTCACCTGCGGTACGCCGATTCCGGCAATGACGCGGGTCGTGCAAATCGAGCCCGGGCCGACTCCAACTTTAACGCCGTCGGCTCCGGCGGCGATCAAAGCTTTAGCGCCTTCGCGGGTCGCTATATTTCCGGCGACTATATCGATATTTTTTAAACCCTTTTCCTTTTTTAATTTTTTTACGGCTTCAATTACGCCGATTGAATGCCCGTGCGCCGTGTCAACAACTAAGACGTCTGCTCCGGCTTGGGCAAGAGCACTCGCCCGTTCGAGCATATCTTTTCCGACGCCGAGCCCCGCGCCGACTATCAAATGCTTATTGGAATCTTTATTAGCGTTCGGAAAATTTTTATTTTTTTCCAAATCTTTTCTCGTAACAATGGCTTTTAGTTTTCCGGATTTATCGGTTACGCATAAGACGTAGAGCCGCTTAGCCCAGATTATATTATTAGCTTCGTCCAAGCTCGCCGTGTCTAATACCGTAGTCAGATTAGAAACCGGGATCATCACGTCCTTAACTTTCTTATTTTTATCATTCGGCCAAAGATAATCCAATTCCGTAACTAATCCTAAAAGTTTTCCGTTCGCGTCCACGACCGGAATTTTTTTATAGCCTTTATCAAGATAAATGCCATGAATTTCATCAACCGTCGCATCCGGCCCGATTGTCGCCGGATCGAATAAAAATCCGCTTTCAAACCTTTTAACTAATTCGACTTCATGCGCCTGCTCGGCAATAGATAAGTTTTTATGGATTATCCCGATTCCGCCTTCTAAGGCCAAAGCGATTGCCATCCGGTGCTCGGTTACCGTGTCCATGGGCGCGGAAGAAATCGGAATTTTAAGCTTAATATTCCGGCTAAAACGGCTCCCCGTTAAAGTTTCGGCCGGCAAAACCGTCGAATACTGGGGCTCCAAAAGGATGTCGTCGTAAGTTAAGCCGTCTTTAAGCTTGTCTTGCATATTTGTCGTTTTAATAGTAATATTTGTAATAATACTATATTTTCTTCGATTTAACAAGTTAGCGGCATTTTATTACATTACTCATTCCCACTATGAAACATATCGCCATTCTGGATTATGGATCACAGTACACGCATCTCATCTCCCGCGCTGTCCGCGAGCTGGAAGTCCTCGCCAAAATTTATCCTCACGACGTTCCGGCCGCCGAACTCCATGACGCGGCCGGTATTATTTTATCCGGCGGCCCGCAGGCGGTTTACGCGAAAGACGCTATCTTAGTCGACCCGGAAATTTTTAAGCTCGGCGTCCCGATTTTAGGCGTCTGCTACGGCCACCAGCTTATGAGCCATATGCTCGGCGGAAAGGTCCAGGCGGCCGAGTCATTAGCCGGCGGAGAGTTTGGCCGGACGAAAATCCAGCTTGCTTCGAACGATCAAAAATTTATTTCGCCGATTTTCAAAGACATTACCGACAACACCACAGTCTGGATGAGCCACGGCGACACGGTGGTGAAGATGCCGGACGGATTTTCCGTTATTGCCAAAACCCAGGATTGCCCGATTGCCGCCATGGCCGATGAAAAAAGAAAATTTTACGGCTTCCAGTTTCACCCGGAAGTGGTTCATTCGGAAGAAGGCCATAAGATGATAAAAAATTTCGTTCTGGACATTTGCCGCGCGGAAAAAAATTGGCGGATTGACGATTTACTAAAACATCTGGAAGAAAAAATCCGGGAGCAGGTCCAGGACAAAAAAGTTTTTATCTTGGTTTCCGGCGGCGTAGATTCCTCGGTGGCTTTTATCTTACTAACCCGGACTTTGGGCGATAAAAAAGTCAAAGGTTTGTATGTTGATACCGGGTTTATGCGGAAAGACGAAACCGCGGAAGTGGTTAAAGGCTTTAAAAACGCGGGGATCCATAATCTCGAGACCGTCGACGCGTCTAGCACTTTTTATCCCCGGCTTAAAAACATCTTTGAGCCCGAAGAAAAACGGCGCATTATCGGCGAAACCTTTATTGACGTTAAAGACGAAATCGCCGCTAAACTAAAAATTGATTCCGGCGACTGGCTACTAGGCCAGGGAACGATTTATCCGGATACGATCACTTCGGGCGGAACGAAAAACGCCGATAAAATCAAGACGCACCATAACCGGGTAGACCGGGTGAAAAAGATGGTTGAAATGGGATTGGTGGTCGAACCTTTGATTGAATTTTATAAAGACGAGGTGAGAAAAACCGGCGCGCTCTTAGGCATGCCCGAAGACCAGTTGAAGCGCCATCCCTTCCCCGGCCCCGGGCTCGCCGTCCGGTGCTTATGCGCTAAAAAAGGCCTTAACCAGGCTGATGTTAATGAATTAAATGAAAAAGCCGGAGACTTGCTAAGCACCTTAGGCGCAGAGATAAAGCACAAAGTGCTCGCCATAAAATCCGTCGGCGTCCAGGGCGATCAAAGGTCTTACGCCCATCCTTTGGTTTTATGGGACGAAAGCGGCCTGCCCAGTAAAGAAATTGACTGGGAAAAATTGGACGAAATCGCTTCTACTATCACCAATAAAATCCGGGGGTTAAACCGGGTGATGATTTTACTTAATCCGGAAAAATTAAAAACGGACAACTTTTCCTATCCGGATAAAGATTTATATTTATCCAAAGACCGGATTGAAATCTTGCGCGAAATGGACGCCATAGCCAATAATATTCTCCGCGAAGAAAAAATTTACGACGATATCTGGCAATGCCCGATAGTCTTGATTCCATTAGCAGGCCAGGACGGAAAAGAGTCTATCGTAATAAGGCCCCTTAATTCCCGCGATGTTATGACTTTAAGATTTTACCGCATGGAAAAACGGATTTTGGAAAAAATCGCCAAAGCGATCCTGGCTACCAAAAAAATCTCTTACGTTTTTTACGATATAACCAATAAGCCGCCAGCGACCCTAGAATGGGAGTAGCTAAACAGCCGGATTTTACGCGCATGAAAAAAATACTTTCTTATTTTAATTTCAAATTTTCCAATAAAACCATGGGCCAAAATAATTTTCAAAAAATAAAAGAAAAAATCGGCCGTGGCGGGATCAAGCTCGATAACGACGAACACAGCCGGATCAGGGTGGCAAAAAAAGACTACCGGCGCGTCTTAATACATAACGCGCCCTATATTTTTACCTGCGACGAAAACGACAAGTTGCGGGCCAGGGAAAATTACTCGCTCATCATAGAAGACGGCATTATAAAAACTGTCGCGCCTTCGGCCGAAATTCAGCCCGATGAAAAGGACTTTGATTTAGTTTACGACGCCGGTCTGCGGGGCGGCATTGTTATAACTCCGGGATTAATAAACGCCCACGCCCATCCGCCAATGTATCTTTTGCGCTCGGCTATGATGCTTGACGAAGGCGAGGCCGTAGACCAGACCATCGCCGCTATGCCGGCCTGGGAACGGGCCATGACCGACGAAGACAACCTGGTTTCCGCGATCGGCGATTTAACCG
The Patescibacteria group bacterium genome window above contains:
- the grpE gene encoding nucleotide exchange factor GrpE yields the protein MAEQYNCPEAVAAALIYNDQGEVFLTKSKKWGDAWQIPGGHIELGETAEEALKREIMEETGYEIDKIEFAYVGEGINPPLYHRKAHFVFLDYFAHLAGGELAEMNEEMDENIWIKPEEALKTLEMNPYTKLLVEKFTKRREKHDFEHKYKRALADYQNLLKRTAEEKSECAKYASENLIQAILPVYDNLKLALMHSNGAKDGSDEKNSGKDGAGNGGQIEEGLKMVLRQFKNILEEEGVKEIETAGKPYDPHAMEAMGHTATNDKKMDGIVAEELKPGYRLKGKVIVPARVKVFEFKK
- the dnaK gene encoding molecular chaperone DnaK → MSKILGIDLGTTNSAMAIIEGGVPKILENAEGSRTTPSVVAVSKNGERIVGQAAKRQAVINPQNTIYAVKRLIGRKFEDDEVQRDLKTAPYKIVKGNGGVKVVMGDKEYTPQEVSAMILAKMKADAEAKLGEIITEAVITVPAYFDDSQRQATKDAGKIAGLDVKRIINEPTAAALAYGFDKKKGQQVAVYDLGGGTFDISVLDISADTVEVKSTNGDTHLGGEDFDQRIASWIIDEFRKDQGIDLGKDPLALQRIKESAEKAKIELSSTNETEINQPFITSDAAGPKHLLLKISRSKLEELVGDLVEKTLGPCRAALKDAGVETKDIEEVIMVGGMTRMPLVQKMVKEFFGKEPHLGVNPDEVVAAGAAVQAGVLQGDVKDVLLLDVTPLTLGIETLGGVMTPLINRNTTIPTSKSQVFSTAADSQPSVEINVLQGERPMAGDNKSLGRFMLDGIPPAPRGVPQVEVSFDLDANGILNVSAKDKATGKEQKITITSSSGLSKDEIEKMTKEAELHADEDKKKREIVDMKNQADSLVFTTEKLLRESGEKMKPEDKKELEDKAAELKKVKDTDNMEDIKKKMEELSQIAQKIGAAMYQSAQGGQTGGAQGGAQGAPGFGGTGAGSESAQSGPDASGQGGAENKDGQDKKGEGPVEGEFKEKK
- the guaB gene encoding IMP dehydrogenase yields the protein MQDKLKDGLTYDDILLEPQYSTVLPAETLTGSRFSRNIKLKIPISSAPMDTVTEHRMAIALALEGGIGIIHKNLSIAEQAHEVELVKRFESGFLFDPATIGPDATVDEIHGIYLDKGYKKIPVVDANGKLLGLVTELDYLWPNDKNKKVKDVMIPVSNLTTVLDTASLDEANNIIWAKRLYVLCVTDKSGKLKAIVTRKDLEKNKNFPNANKDSNKHLIVGAGLGVGKDMLERASALAQAGADVLVVDTAHGHSIGVIEAVKKLKKEKGLKNIDIVAGNIATREGAKALIAAGADGVKVGVGPGSICTTRVIAGIGVPQVTAIIEAAAGRGGKKEIPIIADGGIKYSGDIVKALAVGADAVMVGGMLAGAEEAPGATEFFNGRMYKVYRGMGSLAAMTKGSKDRYGQADVMDTGKFVPEGIEGRMPYRGPVEKIIYQLVGGIRSGLGYNGAKTIAELQKKAKAVKITAAGLKESHPHDVHITKEAPNYHI
- a CDS encoding Hsp20/alpha crystallin family protein; amino-acid sequence: MNGLIRWREPFEDIEGMFSDFIPAVRSRMAKSGFIPAIDMYEDKDNIIVEAPLAGMDPEKVDISIENDILTIKGESEKRSEVEDKNYYRKEIQRGSFYRSVPLPMRVEGDKASAAAEDGVLKISIPKAPEAKTNKVRVNIKKN
- the guaA gene encoding glutamine-hydrolyzing GMP synthase, with translation MKHIAILDYGSQYTHLISRAVRELEVLAKIYPHDVPAAELHDAAGIILSGGPQAVYAKDAILVDPEIFKLGVPILGVCYGHQLMSHMLGGKVQAAESLAGGEFGRTKIQLASNDQKFISPIFKDITDNTTVWMSHGDTVVKMPDGFSVIAKTQDCPIAAMADEKRKFYGFQFHPEVVHSEEGHKMIKNFVLDICRAEKNWRIDDLLKHLEEKIREQVQDKKVFILVSGGVDSSVAFILLTRTLGDKKVKGLYVDTGFMRKDETAEVVKGFKNAGIHNLETVDASSTFYPRLKNIFEPEEKRRIIGETFIDVKDEIAAKLKIDSGDWLLGQGTIYPDTITSGGTKNADKIKTHHNRVDRVKKMVEMGLVVEPLIEFYKDEVRKTGALLGMPEDQLKRHPFPGPGLAVRCLCAKKGLNQADVNELNEKAGDLLSTLGAEIKHKVLAIKSVGVQGDQRSYAHPLVLWDESGLPSKEIDWEKLDEIASTITNKIRGLNRVMILLNPEKLKTDNFSYPDKDLYLSKDRIEILREMDAIANNILREEKIYDDIWQCPIVLIPLAGQDGKESIVIRPLNSRDVMTLRFYRMEKRILEKIAKAILATKKISYVFYDITNKPPATLEWE